The following proteins come from a genomic window of Diorhabda carinulata isolate Delta chromosome X, icDioCari1.1, whole genome shotgun sequence:
- the LOC130902304 gene encoding uncharacterized protein LOC130902304: MSKKTKFSIDSNLQCVNIMVKIKNIFFLFSFILYCDNVVAYKYLGVFPFFAKSHYFLGNELMKGLAKAGHEVTILTVYEEKDPPNENYKQIVLKELLRDQIALITRNTKANADTFKDYFSYPTKHYLNLIEILDAITEMVLNQTEVQKMIKEKPKFDAVIITHFNLEALKALAPHFGAHQVIFYNHGASNWINHLVGTPNNPSFDPVLILGYTGHMNFKERLINTWFTLMQYLVNKIIHYPHQNGLVRKYISENLDLNEILYNVSLALYNSHVSFDRPVAAVPCVKDIAGFHIKPPKTLPGDLQKYLDEVNEGVIYFSLGSQVKSIDLPLPIRDGIMEAFSKRKERIIWKFEDDSLPGKPENVKIEKWVPQMELLAHPNVKLFITHGGILSSIEAVYHGIPLITIPILGDQLKNAILAESLGYSKTIYMNDLNDKHLSAAIEEVLSDKKFAEKAKARSKAYHDRPMDPMNETIYWLEYIVRHNGAPHLRVPQLDLAWYQYYLLDVFAFIFLITFLMIYLIRMVAKTIYRVLCFCCRLKKVKKQVLGIFPFISPSHFYMGTELMKGIAEHGHDVTMLTVFEDKNLPKNGSYRQIILDKALADQQTMLQEVTQIDDKKMKTPLTALKMFNRFGSVVSEAAFNDPKLQKILKSKDKFDCVIVPQFTFEAIKAIAAHFNTHLVVFSIFPANTFLNHFIGNPSLPSINTEMVLGYVHEMSFLQRCLNTLFSVAFYLNRQFILYPEQAELVRKYISKDLDLYKIQYNTSLFLMNAHPTINTATSSVPSMVDIGGFHIRPPKELPDDLKEIFDKSKHGVILFSMGTNMKSANFPKQLKDDLFKAFSKRKETILWKLEEDITVGKPPNVIIRKRFPQSDILAHPKTKLFITHGGFLSTIETIYHGVPAVAIPVVGDQILNSRLIESMGMSTTVNFAKLDEESISAAIEEVLSNKKYAENAKFRRELYHDRPRTPLEEAVYWIEYVIRHKGAHHLRVNYLNLYWFQFYMLDVYAFYFTVIFSIYYIIKLLIKKLFSKKKTVGSKKED, translated from the exons ATgtcgaagaaaacaaaattctcaATCGACAGTAATTTACAATGTGTTAATATCAtggtgaaaattaaaaacatattttttttgttttcattcatCTTGTATTGTGATAATGTAGTGGCTTACAAATATTTAGGGGTATTTCCCTTTTTCGCTAAGAGTCACTACTTCCTCGGCAACGAACTTATGAAAGGATTGGCAAAAGCAGGTCATGAAGTTACCATTTTGACAGTGTACGAAGAAAAAGATCCACCGaacgaaaattataaacaaatagttTTGAAAGAACTATTAAGAGATCAAATAG cTCTAATAACAAGAAATACAAAAGCTAATGCGGACACATTCAAAGATTACTTCTCGTATCCAACgaaacattatttaaatttaatagaaatattagatGCGATAACAGAAATGGTACTGAATCAAACAGAAGtacaaaaaatgattaaagaaaaaccaaaattcGACGCAGTTATCATAACTCATTTCAACTTGGAAGCTTTAAAAGCTCTAGCTCCGCATTTCGGAGCTCATCAAGTGATTTTTTACAATCACGGCGCGAGTAATTGGATAAATCATTTAGTCGGTACTCCGAATAATCCTTCATTCGATCCCGTGTTAATTCTGGGTTATACTGGACATATGAACTTTAAAGAAAGATTGATTAATACTTGGTTTACCCTGATGCAATATCTAGttaataaaatcattcattATCCACACCAAAATGGATTAGTTCGTAAATATATTTCCGAAAATTtagatttgaatgaaatattgtaCAACGTCTCTTTAGCTTTATACAATTCCCATGTCAGTTTCGATCGACCGGTTGCGGCCGTACCCTGCGTCAAGGACATCGCCGGGTTTCATATAAAACCTCCCAAAACTTTACCGGGTGATTTACAAAAGTATTTAGACGAAGTGAATGAAGGCGTAATATATTTCAGTTTAGGTTCGCAAGTCAAAAGTATTGATTTACCTTTACCAATAAGGGATGGTATAATGGAAGCTTTTTCTAAACGTAAAGAACGAATTATATGGAAATTTGAAGATGACAGTTTACCTGGTAAACCGGAAAAcgtcaaaatagaaaaatgggTACCTCAAATGGAATTATTAG cGCATCCAAATGTAAAACTGTTCATAACCCATGGGGGAATATTAAGCAGCATAGAAGCCGTATACCATGGAATACCTCTTATAACTATACCTATTTTGGGAGATCAATTGAAAAATGCCATTCTAGCTGAGAGCTTAGGGTATTCTAAAACCATTTATATGAATGATTTGAACGATAAGCATCTATCGGCAGCCATCGAAGAAGTCCTATCTGATAAAAA gtttgCAGAAAAGGCGAAGGCTCGTTCAAAGGCTTACCACGATCGACCTATGGATCCAATGAACGAAACTATTTATTGGTTAGAGTACATTGTGAGGCATAACGGGGCCCCACATCTTAGAGTACCACAACTAGATTTAGCTTggtatcaatattatttattagacGTTTTcgcttttatatttttaatcacatttttaatgatttatttgattagAATGGTTGCGAAAACTATTTATCgtgttttgtgtttttgttgtcgtttaaaaaaagttaaaaaacaa GTTTTGGGAATATTTCCGTTCATTTCTCCGAGCCATTTTTATATGGGAACGGAGTTGATGAAAGGTATAGCTGAACACGGTCATGACGTTACCATGTTGACTGTATTTGAAGATAAAAACTTACCAAAAAACGGTTCTTATAGACAAATTATCCTCGATAAAGCTTTAGCAGATCAACAAA CGATGCTCCAAGAAGTAACACAAATTGACGACAAAAAGATGAAGACTCCTCTAACCGCTTTGAAGATGTTCAATCGCTTCGGTTCAGTTGTATCCGAAGCGGCATTCAACGATccaaaactacaaaaaattctcaaatCGAAAGATAAATTCGATTGTGTCATCGTTCCTCAATTTACTTTCGAAGCGATCAAAGCTATAGCCGCGCATTTTAACACGCACCTCgtcgtattttcaatttttccggCGAATACTTTCCTTAATCATTTCATCGGGAATCCGAGTTTACCTTCCATTAACACGGAGATGGTGTTGGGTTACGTGCACGAAATGAGCTTTTTACAAAGGTGTCTCAATACTTTATTCAGCGTGGCTTTTTATTTGAACCGACAATTCATTCTTTATCCCGAACAAGCGGAGCTGGTCCGCAAATACATCTCCAAAGATTTGGATTTATACAAGATACAGTACAACACGTCTTTGTTTTTGATGAACGCCCATCCTACGATTAACACCGCGACCAGCTCAGTACCTAGTATGGTGGATATAGGTGGTTTCCACATCAGACCTCCGAAGGAATTGCCGGACGATTTAAAAGAAATCTTCGATAAATCTAAACACGGCGTTATACTTTTCAGTATGGGAACAAATATGAAAAGCGCTAATTTCCCCAAACAATTGAAAGATGATTTGTTCAAGGCATTTTCTAAAAGAAAAGAGACGATCTTGTGGAAATTAGAGGAAGATATAACAGTTGGAAAACCTCCAAATGTGATTATTCGGAAACGTTTTCCTCAATCTGATATATTAG CACATCCGAAAACTAAGCTTTTCATTACGCACGGAGGTTTTTTAAGTACCATCGAAACTATTTATCATGGAGTACCGGCCGTAGCTATACCAGTCGTCGGTGATCAGATTTTGAATAGTAGATTAATAGAATCCATGGGCATGTCGACTACTGTAAATTTCGCTAAACTTGACGAAGAAAGTATAAGTGCTGCTATCGAGGAAGTATTGAGTAATAAAAA ATATGCAGAAAACGCGAAGTTTCGTCGAGAATTGTACCACGATAGACCGAGGACACCTTTAGAAGAAGCTGTTTATTGGATAGAATACGTTATTCGACACAAAGGAGCCCATCATCTTAGAGTTAATTATTTGAATCTCTATTGGTTCCAGTTTTATATGTTGGATGTATATGCTTTCTATTTTACCgttattttctctatttattatattataaagttgttgataaaaaaattgttttcgaaaaaaaagacGGTCGGTAGCAAAAAGGAGGATTAA
- the LOC130900639 gene encoding UDP-glycosyltransferase UGT5-like produces MFRSGILIFLIFLLIVCFDQVSTYKILSIIPFVSPSLTFLSNELMKGLCQAGHDVTVLTVKEDTFPSNYKNCKQILMKDAVENQLDTYQAIIKVRKADKKTPITSFWNFILFADTVMEATLSDSEVQNLLRSNETFDVVVVPHFIFEALKAFAPYFDAHLVLLNIGPPIFWMNHFVGNPTLPSINPEMFLGYTKQMDFFQRCLNTALTLGIYLTRKLYLYPSQAELVHKYISRDIDLEKISYNVSLVLINAHPSVNSASSSVPCMIDIAGYHVKPSKKLPEDLQKFMDEAQYGVIYFSLGSNVHISDWDVVKYFVKTFSKRKELVLWKFHATNLSGLSDNVKVAKWFPQTDILAHPNTKLFITHGGFLSTIETIHYGLPTVAIPISGDQILNTRFTADMGFTKIIEFPTITEDKITEALEEVLGNQTYAENAKMRSKIFHDRPMKPLDTAIYWIEYVARHNGAKHLRVNYLELNWFQFYLLDVYGFFGCIIFVLILVIKNLMYRLIEYIFKIGYSTKSKKQ; encoded by the exons ATGTTCCGTAGcggaatattaatttttcttatttttctcttgATTGTGTGCTTTGATCAAGTATCTACCTACAAG ATACTGAGTATCATTCCGTTTGTTTCACCTAGTTTGACGTTCCTGAGTAATGAACTGATGAAAGGTTTGTGCCAAGCTGGACACGATGTAACAGTATTAACAGTTAAGGAAGATACGTTTCCATCTAACTATAAGAATTGTAAACAAATCTTGATGAAAGACGCTGTTGAAAACCAATTAG ATACATACCAAGCGATTATCAAAGTGCGTAAGGCCGATAAGAAAACCCCAATTACGTCATTTTGGAATTTTATCTTGTTTGCCGATACTGTGATGGAAGCAACCCTTAGCGATAGCGAAGTTCAGAATTTATTAAGATCCAACGAAACGTTCGACGTTGTTGTAGTAcctcattttattttcgaagCTTTGAAAGCGTTCGCTCCGTATTTCGACGCCCATCTGGTACTTCTAAACATAGGTCCGCCGATTTTTTGGATGAATCATTTTGTCGGAAATCCGACTCTACCTTCGATAAATCCGGAGATGTTTTTAGGATACACAAAACAAATGGATTTTTTCCAAAGGTGCCTGAATACTGCTCTCACTTTGGGAATATATCTaaccagaaaattatatttgtatccTTCTCAAGCTGAATTGGTTCATAAATATATATCGAGAGatatagatttggaaaaaatttcttaCAACGTTTCCCTGGTGTTGATAAACGCTCATCCTTCTGTTAATTCAGCGTCTAGTTCGGTGCCTTGCATGATAGATATCGCCGGATATCACGTGAAACCTTCGAAAAAATTACCGGAGGATTTGCAAAAGTTTATGGACGAAGCTCAATACggtgttatttattttagtttaggTTCCAATGTACATATTTCTGATTGGGatgtagtaaaatattttgttaaaacattTTCCAAGAGGAAAGAGCTAGTATTATGGAAATTTCACGCTACGAATTTATCTGGTTTATCTGATAATGTCAAAGTCGCGAAATGGTTCCCGCAGACGGATATTTTAg CCCAtccaaatacaaaattattcataactCACGGTGGATTTTTGAGTACTATTGAAACAATTCATTACGGATTACCAACTGTAGCCATACCAATATCTGGagatcaaattttgaatactaGATTTACTGCAGATATGGgattcacaaaaattatcgaatttccAACAATCACTGAAGATAAAATTACGGAAGCGCTAGAAGAGGTACTTGGAAACCAAAC ATACGCGGAGAATGCCAAAATGAGATCGAAAATATTCCACGACAGACCTATGAAGCCATTGGATACAGCGATTTATTGGATAGAATATGTGGCAAGACACAATGGAGCGAAACATCTGAGAgtaaattatttagaactgAATTGGTTCCAGTTTTATTTGCTGGACGTATACGGATTCTTCGGTTGTATcattttcgttttaattttggttataaaaaatcTTATGTATCGTTTAAtcgaatatattttcaaaattggttaTTCCACCAAAtcgaaaaaacaataa